The Micromonospora sp. NBC_01740 genome includes a window with the following:
- the groL gene encoding chaperonin GroEL (60 kDa chaperone family; promotes refolding of misfolded polypeptides especially under stressful conditions; forms two stacked rings of heptamers to form a barrel-shaped 14mer; ends can be capped by GroES; misfolded proteins enter the barrel where they are refolded when GroES binds): MAKMIAFDEEARRGLERGMNQLADAVKVTLGPKGRNVVLEKKWGAPTITNDGVSIAKEIELEDPYEKIGAELVKEVAKKTDDVAGDGTTTATVLAQALVREGLRNVAAGANPMALKRGIEAAVASVSEELLKLAKDVETKEQIASTASISAGDTSVGEIIAEAMDKVGKEGVITVEESNTFGLELELTEGMRFDKGYISAYFMTDPERMEAVFDDPYLLIVNSKISSVKDLLPILEKVMQSGKPLLIISEDIEGEALATLVVNKVRGTFKSVAVKAPGFGDRRKAMLADIAILTGGQVISEEVGLKLDAVGLDMLGRARKVVVTKDETTIVDGAGDAEQIQGRVNQIRAEIDKSDSDYDREKLQERLAKLAGGVAVIKVGAATEVELKERKHRIEDAVRNAKAAVEEGIVPGGGVALVQAGKTAFDKLDLVGDEATGANIVKVALDAPLRQIAVNAGLEGGVVVEKVRNLNPGHGLNAANGEYVDLLAAGIIDPAKVTRSALQNASSIAALFLTTEAVVADKPEKTPAAPAGPGGGDMDF; encoded by the coding sequence ATGGCCAAGATGATCGCGTTCGACGAAGAGGCGCGCCGCGGCCTCGAGCGGGGCATGAACCAGCTCGCCGACGCCGTGAAGGTGACCCTCGGCCCCAAGGGCCGCAACGTCGTCCTCGAGAAGAAGTGGGGTGCCCCCACCATCACCAACGATGGTGTGAGCATCGCCAAGGAGATCGAGCTCGAGGACCCCTACGAGAAGATCGGCGCCGAGCTGGTCAAGGAGGTCGCGAAGAAGACCGACGACGTCGCCGGTGACGGCACGACGACGGCGACCGTCCTGGCCCAGGCCCTGGTCCGCGAGGGCCTGCGCAACGTGGCCGCCGGTGCCAACCCGATGGCCCTGAAGCGGGGCATCGAGGCCGCCGTGGCCAGCGTCTCGGAGGAGCTGCTCAAGCTCGCCAAGGACGTCGAGACCAAGGAGCAGATCGCCTCCACCGCCTCCATCTCCGCCGGTGACACCAGCGTCGGCGAGATCATCGCCGAGGCGATGGACAAGGTGGGCAAGGAAGGCGTCATCACCGTCGAGGAGAGCAACACCTTCGGGCTGGAGCTGGAGCTCACCGAGGGTATGCGCTTCGACAAGGGCTACATCTCGGCCTACTTCATGACCGACCCGGAGCGCATGGAGGCCGTCTTCGACGACCCCTACCTCCTGATCGTCAACAGCAAGATCTCGTCGGTCAAGGACCTGCTCCCGATCCTCGAGAAGGTCATGCAGTCGGGCAAGCCGCTGCTGATCATCTCCGAGGACATCGAGGGCGAGGCCCTGGCGACCCTGGTCGTCAACAAGGTCCGGGGCACCTTCAAGTCCGTCGCCGTCAAGGCGCCGGGCTTCGGTGACCGCCGCAAGGCCATGCTGGCCGACATCGCCATCCTCACCGGTGGCCAGGTCATCAGCGAGGAGGTCGGCCTCAAGCTGGACGCCGTCGGCCTCGACATGCTGGGCCGCGCCCGCAAGGTCGTGGTGACCAAGGACGAGACCACCATCGTCGACGGTGCCGGCGACGCCGAGCAGATCCAGGGCCGGGTCAACCAGATCCGGGCCGAGATCGACAAGAGCGACTCCGACTACGACCGCGAGAAGCTGCAGGAGCGGCTGGCCAAGCTGGCCGGCGGCGTCGCGGTGATCAAGGTCGGCGCGGCCACCGAGGTCGAGCTCAAGGAGCGCAAGCACCGCATCGAGGACGCCGTCCGCAACGCGAAGGCCGCCGTCGAGGAGGGCATCGTCCCGGGTGGTGGCGTCGCGCTGGTGCAGGCCGGCAAGACCGCCTTCGACAAGCTGGACCTGGTCGGCGACGAGGCGACCGGTGCGAATATCGTCAAGGTCGCGCTGGACGCCCCGCTGCGGCAGATCGCCGTCAACGCCGGCCTCGAGGGCGGCGTCGTGGTGGAGAAGGTCCGTAACCTGAACCCGGGTCACGGCCTCAACGCCGCCAACGGCGAGTACGTCGACCTGCTGGCCGCGGGCATCATCGACCCGGCCAAGGTGACGCGTTCGGCGCTGCAGAACGCCTCGTCGATCGCGGCGCTCTTCCTCACCACCGAGGCCGTCGTGGCGGACAAGCCGGAGAAGACCCCGGCCGCCCCGGCTGGTCCGGGTGGCGGGGACATGGACTTCTGA
- a CDS encoding cold-shock protein, translated as MAEGTVKWFNSEKGYGFIAVDGGQDVFVHFSAIEMDGYKALDDGQRVEFEIAQGQKGPQAERVRVIA; from the coding sequence GTGGCAGAGGGCACCGTGAAGTGGTTCAACTCCGAAAAGGGCTACGGCTTCATCGCCGTCGACGGTGGGCAGGACGTCTTCGTCCACTTCTCGGCGATCGAGATGGACGGCTACAAGGCGTTGGACGACGGCCAGCGGGTCGAGTTCGAGATCGCCCAGGGCCAGAAGGGCCCCCAGGCCGAGCGCGTGCGCGTCATCGCCTGA
- a CDS encoding GNAT family N-acetyltransferase — MTSTPDGPRPTRRAQIRRVRPPDAARMRALRLEMLADAPLAFLETLADAAARSHADYAARIAAVSVGAGTAQFVADPGGRLVGHAGGTVAPGEPGLTVVYAVYVTPPWRGTGLLGDLVDAVAAWSRACGRPELMLEVVVGNDRAYRAYRRLGFVDTGVRVPHPTVPALTELQMRRPA, encoded by the coding sequence ATGACGAGCACGCCCGACGGTCCGAGGCCGACGCGGCGGGCGCAGATCCGGCGGGTCCGCCCCCCGGACGCGGCTCGGATGCGGGCGCTGCGGCTGGAGATGCTCGCCGACGCCCCGCTGGCCTTCCTGGAGACCCTCGCCGACGCGGCGGCCCGGTCGCACGCCGACTACGCGGCCAGGATCGCGGCCGTCTCCGTCGGGGCGGGCACCGCCCAGTTCGTCGCGGACCCGGGCGGCCGGCTCGTCGGGCACGCCGGCGGCACGGTGGCCCCCGGGGAGCCGGGGCTGACCGTGGTGTACGCCGTCTACGTCACCCCGCCCTGGCGGGGCACGGGCCTCCTCGGCGACCTCGTCGACGCGGTCGCGGCCTGGTCCCGCGCCTGCGGGCGCCCCGAACTGATGCTGGAGGTCGTGGTCGGCAACGACCGGGCCTACCGCGCGTACCGGCGGCTGGGCTTCGTCGACACCGGCGTACGCGTCCCGCACCCCACGGTCCCGGCGCTCACCGAGCTCCAGATGCGCCGCCCGGCCTGA
- a CDS encoding matrixin family metalloprotease: protein MEQRESAFRRRPAWSTLMVSGMLAASALFATPAAADVGIAGSACNAVDGGELVYDDFTKYNDSLNHAVNQWNALNPIDVRADDAWSYSDVDVSDSNDGGNGTVAYYSCVAGADDIVMNTHYLDSYSTSRDHAAMTHEFGHAIGLDHGPEVAVMDPYSTDYNPNMNNNLQSWDISTYHSKWGY, encoded by the coding sequence GTGGAGCAACGAGAGTCTGCCTTCCGTCGCCGGCCGGCCTGGTCGACGCTGATGGTGTCCGGGATGCTCGCCGCGTCGGCCCTGTTCGCAACCCCTGCCGCGGCTGACGTGGGAATCGCCGGAAGCGCCTGCAACGCGGTCGACGGCGGGGAACTCGTCTACGATGACTTCACCAAGTACAACGACTCGCTCAATCACGCGGTCAACCAGTGGAACGCGCTCAATCCCATCGACGTCAGAGCGGACGACGCCTGGAGTTACTCCGACGTCGACGTCAGCGACAGCAATGACGGCGGGAACGGCACGGTCGCCTACTACTCCTGCGTAGCCGGCGCGGACGACATCGTCATGAACACCCACTATCTCGACAGTTACAGCACCTCACGTGATCACGCCGCGATGACCCACGAATTCGGGCACGCCATCGGTCTCGACCACGGTCCTGAAGTTGCGGTCATGGACCCCTACTCGACCGACTACAACCCGAACATGAACAACAATTTGCAATCGTGGGACATCAGCACCTATCACAGCAAATGGGGGTACTGA
- a CDS encoding DUF3824 domain-containing protein, with protein MSDQPPQAAPPPGEPDPSATPPVGPGGAAPTGPQQPQDWVFPPTGGYPAGSGPYGGQPWYPGAPVAYPGQPGAYPGQPVHGWYPPGHGLDPADLLVTPPGAGVNGWFGRCVGAVRRGWRLLLPILLLTQVLPALVVSMLSLVVDPSAKWEESMADDPAALPDTFLTDTGVLLFVVLGSALVFGFVQSLGWAAGTWVVTRQAAGQPVSVGAALSYGARRALGLWGWTLLMSVIIGLGVCFCVIPGIYFAFALSMAGPVYLFERQHPIGRSFRMFHDRLGLLLGRVALVAAAVIVGSGAAGMVEGIGTLPFGTTPLESPGTAVGVLVVTLVGAVLALPTHLAQLVGLVVTYAEQRAHEGPVDSARLTGELG; from the coding sequence ATGTCCGACCAGCCACCCCAGGCCGCACCGCCCCCGGGAGAGCCCGACCCCTCCGCGACACCACCCGTCGGCCCGGGCGGTGCTGCGCCGACGGGCCCGCAACAGCCGCAGGACTGGGTCTTCCCGCCCACCGGCGGGTACCCGGCCGGCTCCGGCCCGTACGGCGGGCAGCCGTGGTACCCGGGCGCCCCGGTCGCCTATCCCGGGCAGCCGGGCGCCTATCCCGGGCAGCCGGTCCACGGGTGGTACCCGCCGGGGCACGGCCTCGACCCCGCCGACCTGCTCGTCACCCCGCCCGGCGCGGGCGTCAACGGCTGGTTCGGCCGGTGCGTCGGCGCGGTGCGCCGGGGCTGGCGGCTGCTGCTGCCGATCCTGCTGCTCACCCAGGTGCTGCCGGCCCTGGTGGTGTCGATGCTCTCGTTGGTCGTCGACCCGAGCGCCAAGTGGGAGGAGTCGATGGCCGACGACCCCGCCGCGCTGCCCGACACCTTCCTGACCGACACGGGCGTCCTGCTGTTCGTGGTGCTCGGCAGCGCCCTCGTCTTCGGTTTCGTGCAGAGCCTGGGCTGGGCGGCCGGCACCTGGGTGGTCACCCGGCAGGCGGCCGGTCAGCCGGTGAGCGTGGGCGCGGCCCTCTCCTACGGGGCGCGTCGGGCGCTGGGCCTCTGGGGCTGGACCCTGCTGATGAGCGTGATCATCGGGCTCGGGGTCTGTTTCTGCGTGATCCCCGGCATCTACTTCGCCTTCGCGCTGAGCATGGCCGGCCCGGTCTACCTGTTCGAGCGGCAGCACCCGATCGGCCGTTCCTTCCGGATGTTCCACGACCGGCTCGGTCTGCTGCTCGGCCGGGTGGCGCTGGTCGCGGCGGCGGTGATCGTCGGCAGCGGGGCCGCCGGCATGGTGGAGGGCATCGGCACGCTGCCGTTCGGCACCACCCCGCTGGAGTCGCCCGGCACGGCGGTCGGCGTGCTCGTGGTGACGCTGGTGGGCGCGGTGCTGGCCCTGCCGACCCACCTCGCCCAGTTGGTCGGCCTGGTCGTCACGTACGCCGAGCAGCGCGCCCACGAGGGGCCGGTGGACAGCGCCCGGCTGACCGGTGAACTCGGCTGA
- the paaN gene encoding phenylacetic acid degradation protein PaaN — protein sequence MTETPHPLYDRHADTLNRALTAITERGYWSAYPESPSPRVYGETAAADGKAAFEAYLGGDFPLDQPRTADRVATESSPFGVELNVRYPHAGADELVAAATAALPGWRDAGPQARVGVCLEILDRLHKHIFELANAVQFTSGQAFVMAFQAGGAHALDRALEAVAYAYAEMTRHPGTAGWEKAAGKGDPLRMTKTFHVVPRGVALVIGCNTFPTWNSYPGLFASLVTGNPVVVKPHPRAVLPLAITVKYAREVLAEAGFDPNLVLLAPEAPGEKLASTLALHPAVKIIDFTGSTEYGDWLEANARQAAVYTEKAGLNTVVIDSTDDFAGMCRNLGFTLSLYSGQMCTTSQNILIPGNGIETDQGHKSFDEVAGGIAAAVAKITADPARGVEMTGAIVNDGVLERLDEVTKVGEAVLESRTVEHPAFPGAVVRTPTVVRLAADDTATYSKEWFGPISFAIATDSTAHSLEILRATVGEKGALTAAVYSTDEAVLDAAETAAIEVGVHLSCNLTGGVFVNQSAAFSDFHGSGANAAANSALTDGAYVANRFRIVQSRRHA from the coding sequence ATGACGGAGACCCCGCACCCCCTGTACGACAGGCACGCCGACACCCTCAACCGGGCGCTGACCGCGATCACGGAGCGCGGGTACTGGTCCGCCTACCCCGAGTCGCCCAGCCCCCGGGTCTACGGCGAGACCGCCGCCGCCGACGGCAAGGCCGCCTTCGAGGCGTACCTCGGCGGTGACTTCCCCCTCGACCAGCCGCGCACGGCCGACCGGGTCGCCACCGAGAGCAGCCCGTTCGGCGTCGAGCTGAACGTCCGTTACCCGCACGCCGGCGCCGACGAGCTGGTCGCCGCCGCCACCGCGGCCCTGCCCGGCTGGCGCGACGCCGGCCCGCAGGCCCGGGTGGGGGTCTGCCTGGAGATCCTCGACCGGCTGCACAAGCACATCTTCGAGCTGGCCAACGCGGTGCAGTTCACCAGCGGCCAGGCCTTCGTGATGGCCTTCCAGGCGGGCGGCGCGCACGCGCTGGACCGCGCGCTGGAGGCGGTCGCCTACGCGTACGCGGAGATGACCCGGCACCCGGGGACGGCGGGCTGGGAGAAGGCGGCCGGCAAGGGCGACCCGCTGCGGATGACCAAGACCTTCCACGTGGTGCCGCGTGGCGTGGCGCTGGTGATCGGCTGCAACACCTTCCCGACCTGGAACTCGTACCCGGGGCTGTTCGCCTCGCTGGTCACCGGCAACCCGGTCGTCGTCAAGCCGCACCCGCGCGCGGTGCTGCCGCTGGCGATCACGGTGAAGTACGCCCGGGAGGTGCTCGCCGAGGCCGGCTTCGACCCGAACCTGGTGCTGCTCGCCCCCGAGGCTCCCGGGGAGAAGCTCGCCTCCACGCTGGCCCTGCACCCGGCCGTGAAGATCATCGACTTCACCGGTTCCACCGAGTACGGCGACTGGCTGGAGGCCAACGCGCGGCAGGCGGCGGTCTACACCGAGAAGGCCGGGCTGAACACGGTGGTGATCGACTCCACCGACGACTTCGCCGGGATGTGCCGCAACCTCGGCTTCACCCTGAGTCTCTACAGCGGCCAGATGTGCACCACGTCGCAGAACATCCTGATCCCCGGCAACGGCATCGAGACCGACCAGGGGCACAAGAGCTTCGACGAGGTGGCGGGCGGGATCGCCGCGGCGGTCGCCAAGATCACCGCCGACCCGGCGCGCGGGGTGGAGATGACCGGCGCGATCGTCAACGACGGGGTGCTGGAGCGCCTCGACGAGGTCACCAAGGTCGGCGAGGCGGTGCTGGAGTCGCGTACGGTCGAGCACCCGGCCTTCCCCGGCGCGGTGGTCCGCACCCCGACGGTGGTCAGGCTGGCGGCCGACGACACCGCGACCTACTCGAAGGAGTGGTTCGGGCCGATCTCGTTCGCCATCGCCACGGACTCCACCGCGCACAGCCTGGAGATCCTGCGCGCCACGGTCGGCGAGAAGGGCGCTCTCACCGCGGCGGTCTACTCCACCGACGAGGCGGTCCTCGACGCGGCCGAGACCGCGGCGATCGAGGTCGGGGTGCACCTGTCCTGCAACCTGACCGGCGGGGTCTTCGTGAACCAGTCGGCGGCCTTCTCCGACTTCCACGGCAGCGGCGCCAACGCGGCGGCCAACTCGGCGCTCACCGACGGCGCCTACGTGGCCAACCGGTTCCGCATCGTGCAGTCCCGCCGGCACGCCTGA